A window of the Mucilaginibacter sp. cycad4 genome harbors these coding sequences:
- a CDS encoding TonB-dependent receptor, translating to MKRKLLTKFPIFIWMTLSAIMISLPGFSQTGKITGKVSGKDNGTPLAGVTVKIKGTSNAVGTDTNGLYSISAASGSTLIFSFVGYDQKEIAAPSSGKLDVVLSPSSNSLNEVVVIGYGTARRKNLVSAVDVVAAKDAGANTATSPAQLLIGKAPGVQVVTANGSPGSDAQIIIRGTGSFTNVSPLYVIDGIQGDAGLFNTISPQDIENITILKDAASTAIYGASGANGVVIITTKKGKAGPTQISFTSQVGFSTIPKKLDLLKAADYVKLIKDVAVTNNVPIPEKLNTPFVLVDRNDWQNEIFKTALSTQNDVSVTGGGDKVTYNMSAGYVTQQATIKDYIFKRFNNRFSLDEKLGRFHFGQTLNLRYTKTRGQTAGIGNALQYAPYQPIYDSSITGGYSILTNNDDNSNAINPLADLGLKTQSSQDMVLYPQIFAEVRIIDGLTFRSQASATYDSNGSDSYQVPFVTANKLAFDRQAGHAYGSSSYYIIENYLSYNHTFGKHDISLTAGTSYIDAGTSSSASLTGTGMLTDAVKDIGVAPTVTVTGRSSGYATQFGVQQSYYGRLIYSYDDKYILSASVRRDGSSNFLPAVRYGNFPSGGFAWRFSQENFVKTAFPFVSDGKLRVGWGRTGNNRIDLGRTDVLTFNGSPVGNLVYSFGQTEKFVNGTTAITIANPKLHWEATDQTDAGIDLVFLNNKITFTADYYNRKSSGLLVNIPVPPSLGVGLNTSNSNETVNAAKAQNKGFEFQLGYRSEVKRDFSYNISINGAFNNNKTLALDPQSPTTIIGGTTSVQTMTMPGIAIGSYYGYREDHVASTQAEIDALNQKAQQKTGDPTKVYQSGLLPGDFIFKDLNGDGIVDSKDQQVLGSAIPKFTYGINMGATYHNFDLNVVLSGVQGVQIGNDLRASTLDFAATGHNASTEILNRWEKSGDNAKLPRAGQNATGTGNVRPSDFFIDNGAYLRARNVTLGYTFTKTALKSFSGNVLSKLRVYIAAQNLFTITGYKGYDPEISTVSGDNNANDTIFSRGIDTGQIPQARTFLFGIQAGF from the coding sequence ATGAAAAGAAAACTACTAACAAAATTCCCGATTTTTATCTGGATGACCTTATCAGCCATAATGATAAGTTTGCCCGGCTTTTCCCAAACAGGAAAAATTACGGGCAAGGTGTCGGGTAAGGACAATGGCACTCCTTTAGCCGGCGTAACTGTTAAAATAAAAGGGACTTCGAACGCGGTAGGCACAGACACTAACGGGCTCTATTCCATAAGCGCCGCCTCTGGAAGCACATTAATTTTCTCCTTTGTTGGTTATGATCAAAAGGAAATAGCTGCTCCTTCGTCTGGTAAACTTGATGTTGTATTGTCTCCGTCATCTAACAGCCTGAACGAGGTTGTAGTAATAGGTTATGGTACTGCCCGCAGAAAAAACCTGGTAAGCGCTGTCGATGTGGTGGCAGCAAAAGATGCGGGCGCCAATACAGCAACAAGCCCTGCACAATTATTAATAGGTAAGGCGCCAGGGGTTCAGGTAGTTACTGCGAATGGTTCGCCAGGTTCAGACGCGCAAATTATTATACGTGGTACAGGTTCTTTTACTAATGTTAGCCCCTTATATGTTATTGATGGCATACAAGGTGATGCCGGCTTGTTTAATACGATTAGCCCACAGGACATTGAGAATATTACCATACTGAAAGATGCTGCATCAACAGCAATATATGGTGCTTCGGGCGCTAACGGCGTTGTGATAATTACAACAAAAAAAGGTAAAGCCGGTCCCACTCAAATATCATTTACATCACAGGTAGGTTTTTCAACAATACCCAAAAAACTCGATCTGTTAAAAGCAGCTGATTATGTAAAGCTGATTAAAGATGTTGCCGTTACCAACAATGTTCCCATACCGGAAAAACTTAACACACCGTTTGTTTTGGTTGACAGGAACGACTGGCAAAATGAAATTTTTAAAACAGCTTTATCGACTCAAAATGACGTAAGCGTAACCGGCGGAGGTGACAAGGTTACCTATAATATGTCGGCTGGATATGTAACCCAGCAAGCCACGATTAAGGATTATATCTTTAAAAGGTTTAATAACAGGTTCTCGCTTGACGAAAAGTTAGGCCGCTTTCATTTCGGACAAACCTTAAATTTGAGATATACCAAAACGCGGGGTCAGACAGCGGGGATAGGTAACGCGCTTCAATACGCACCTTATCAACCCATTTATGATTCCTCAATTACGGGCGGTTACTCCATCCTCACCAATAATGATGATAACAGTAATGCTATAAATCCATTGGCAGACCTGGGCCTAAAAACCCAAAGCAGCCAGGACATGGTATTATATCCACAAATATTTGCCGAGGTGAGAATTATAGATGGTTTAACTTTTCGTTCGCAGGCATCAGCAACATATGACAGCAATGGAAGCGATTCTTATCAGGTACCTTTCGTAACTGCCAATAAATTGGCTTTCGACCGCCAGGCTGGCCATGCGTACGGCAGTTCTTCCTATTACATTATTGAGAACTATTTGTCCTATAACCATACCTTTGGTAAACACGATATTTCGCTAACTGCAGGCACCAGTTACATTGATGCAGGCACCAGTAGCTCTGCCAGTTTAACAGGTACAGGTATGCTGACCGATGCGGTAAAGGATATTGGTGTAGCTCCAACCGTGACCGTAACAGGCAGGTCATCGGGTTATGCCACTCAATTTGGCGTCCAGCAATCTTATTATGGACGTTTAATTTATTCTTATGACGATAAGTATATTCTTTCGGCCAGCGTAAGGCGTGATGGATCTTCGAACTTTCTCCCGGCAGTCCGTTACGGCAATTTCCCGAGCGGGGGTTTTGCATGGCGATTCAGTCAGGAAAATTTCGTAAAAACAGCATTTCCATTTGTCAGCGATGGTAAACTTCGTGTAGGATGGGGGCGTACAGGTAACAACCGGATCGATCTTGGCAGAACCGATGTATTAACATTCAACGGATCGCCTGTGGGAAACCTGGTATATTCTTTTGGCCAGACGGAGAAATTTGTTAATGGAACAACGGCTATCACGATTGCCAACCCGAAATTGCATTGGGAAGCAACCGATCAAACCGATGCCGGTATTGATCTGGTATTTCTAAACAACAAGATAACTTTTACCGCCGATTACTATAATAGAAAAAGCAGTGGGTTGTTAGTAAATATACCTGTACCGCCAAGTTTAGGGGTGGGCTTAAATACCAGCAACAGTAATGAGACTGTTAACGCGGCTAAGGCACAAAACAAAGGGTTTGAATTTCAGTTAGGTTACCGTTCTGAGGTAAAAAGGGATTTTAGCTATAACATAAGCATTAACGGCGCTTTTAACAATAATAAAACATTGGCGTTAGATCCCCAGTCGCCAACTACAATAATTGGAGGAACTACCAGCGTTCAGACAATGACTATGCCGGGTATTGCTATCGGGTCATATTATGGTTATAGGGAGGATCATGTAGCCAGCACCCAGGCTGAAATTGATGCATTAAATCAAAAGGCCCAGCAAAAAACCGGCGATCCGACTAAGGTTTACCAATCCGGATTACTCCCCGGCGACTTTATATTTAAGGACCTGAACGGCGACGGCATTGTTGACTCAAAAGACCAGCAGGTTTTAGGGAGCGCAATTCCAAAGTTTACGTATGGCATTAACATGGGTGCTACCTACCATAATTTCGACCTTAACGTAGTATTATCAGGTGTGCAGGGCGTGCAGATTGGAAATGATCTGAGGGCTTCTACTTTGGATTTCGCAGCGACAGGGCATAATGCCTCAACCGAGATATTAAACAGGTGGGAAAAATCGGGTGACAATGCTAAGCTGCCAAGAGCAGGGCAGAACGCAACCGGAACTGGCAATGTAAGGCCGTCAGATTTCTTTATCGACAATGGCGCTTATTTACGTGCCCGTAATGTAACTCTGGGCTACACTTTTACAAAAACTGCTTTAAAATCGTTTTCGGGTAATGTGTTAAGTAAACTGCGCGTATATATTGCTGCGCAAAATTTATTTACCATAACTGGTTATAAAGGGTATGATCCCGAGATAAGCACCGTCAGTGGTGATAACAACGCGAACGACACTATTTTTAGCCGCGGCATTGATACAGGCCAGATTCCGCAGGCGCGCACATTCTTATTCGGAATACAGGCAGGATTTTAA
- the mobC gene encoding conjugal transfer protein MobC encodes MQTGEDTQGLRKIVDLTRLISIFILAIHFYISCHKAFEHWHWTATITERIIANIAKTGLFTNMLKPKLAGLLCLAISLIGVKGKKDERINWRNIIAYLISGLLIYWISVLCFCLHTNMVIIAIGYMALTSTGYLLILTGGTYLSRLLKEELNKDIFNTENETFPQEERLLENEYSINLPAKYNLKGKTRNSWINFINPFRGLLVAGTPGAGKSYFIIRHIIDQHIKKGFSMFLYDFKYDDLTKIVYNKLLQYKTNYKIRPAFYIINFDDLNHTHRCNPLDPQGMDDITDATEASRTIMLGLNREWIKKQGDFFVESPINFLTAIIWYLRKYEDGKYCTLPHVIELMQADYESLFSVLLKEPEIRALINPFISAYNNNAKAQLEGQVASAKIGLARLSSPQLYYVLSGNDFTLDVNNPAAPKIICMGNNPQKLQIYGAVLSLYISRMIKLVNRKGQLKSSLIFDEFPTIFFNNIDSLIATARSNKVATTLAVQDFSQLKKDYGSEQADVITGIVGNIISGQVTGDTAKTLSDNFGKIVQDKNSLTINSSDTSISKATQLDYAIPASKIAALSSGEFVGMVADDPEQRISLKMFHSAIQNNHEAIAKEEAVFKPIPVIDHVSEEMVTETYTQIKMEIAELLKNELAELDGDSDNLPSETALLVNVPKPGKKTLSKKQRRQENKRNRHKGRQNMRKGKSIAADRAVDFNGKSLSQAKNDDIEQAMSM; translated from the coding sequence ATGCAAACAGGTGAAGATACCCAGGGACTGAGAAAGATTGTCGACCTGACCAGGCTGATAAGCATATTTATTTTAGCTATTCATTTTTATATCTCATGCCATAAAGCATTTGAGCATTGGCACTGGACGGCTACTATTACCGAACGTATCATCGCCAATATTGCCAAAACAGGATTATTTACCAATATGCTCAAACCCAAACTGGCTGGGCTGCTTTGCCTGGCTATTTCTTTGATTGGGGTAAAGGGCAAAAAGGACGAAAGGATTAACTGGCGCAACATTATAGCCTACTTGATCAGCGGCCTGCTGATCTACTGGATCAGTGTATTGTGTTTTTGTCTGCATACAAATATGGTCATCATTGCAATTGGTTATATGGCCTTAACCAGTACCGGCTATTTACTGATCCTGACAGGCGGTACTTACTTATCCCGCTTGCTGAAAGAAGAGCTAAACAAGGATATTTTCAATACCGAGAACGAAACATTCCCACAGGAAGAAAGACTGTTGGAAAATGAGTACTCCATCAACCTACCTGCTAAATATAATCTAAAAGGAAAAACACGTAATTCCTGGATCAATTTTATCAATCCGTTCCGGGGCCTGTTAGTTGCCGGCACACCGGGAGCCGGTAAATCCTATTTCATCATTCGCCATATTATTGACCAGCATATTAAAAAAGGGTTTTCGATGTTTCTGTATGATTTTAAGTATGATGATCTGACTAAGATCGTTTATAACAAGCTATTACAATACAAAACGAATTATAAGATCAGGCCCGCCTTTTATATTATCAATTTTGACGACCTGAACCATACTCACCGTTGTAATCCACTTGATCCGCAAGGTATGGACGATATTACCGACGCGACCGAAGCCAGCCGTACCATTATGCTGGGACTGAACCGGGAATGGATCAAGAAACAAGGTGATTTCTTTGTGGAAAGTCCAATCAACTTCCTCACGGCTATTATCTGGTATCTGCGTAAATACGAAGATGGGAAATACTGTACCCTACCGCATGTCATTGAATTGATGCAGGCCGATTATGAAAGCTTATTTTCTGTATTGCTCAAAGAACCGGAGATCAGGGCGCTGATCAATCCTTTTATATCCGCTTATAATAACAATGCCAAAGCCCAGTTAGAGGGCCAGGTAGCCAGTGCGAAGATCGGCTTGGCCAGGCTGTCCTCACCGCAATTGTATTATGTGCTGTCCGGTAATGATTTTACGTTGGATGTCAACAATCCAGCAGCACCGAAAATTATCTGCATGGGTAATAACCCGCAAAAACTGCAGATCTACGGCGCGGTATTATCCCTATATATTTCCCGCATGATCAAACTGGTCAACCGCAAAGGCCAGCTAAAAAGCAGCCTGATCTTTGACGAGTTCCCAACTATCTTTTTTAATAACATAGACAGCCTGATCGCTACGGCTCGTAGTAACAAGGTGGCTACTACTTTAGCAGTGCAGGATTTCAGTCAGCTCAAAAAAGACTATGGTTCGGAACAGGCTGATGTCATTACGGGAATTGTGGGCAATATCATCAGCGGCCAGGTCACCGGTGATACCGCTAAAACCTTGTCCGACAATTTCGGCAAGATTGTACAGGATAAAAACAGTTTGACCATTAACAGCAGCGATACGTCTATATCCAAAGCAACTCAATTGGATTACGCTATACCCGCCTCAAAAATAGCCGCGCTTTCATCTGGTGAGTTTGTAGGAATGGTTGCGGATGATCCAGAACAAAGGATTAGTCTAAAAATGTTCCATAGTGCCATACAGAATAACCACGAGGCGATAGCAAAAGAAGAAGCCGTATTTAAACCCATTCCGGTAATAGACCATGTTAGCGAGGAAATGGTAACAGAAACCTACACTCAGATCAAGATGGAGATTGCAGAATTGCTCAAAAATGAACTGGCTGAGCTGGATGGAGACAGTGATAACTTACCATCTGAAACCGCTTTACTGGTCAATGTTCCTAAACCAGGTAAAAAAACGCTGAGCAAGAAGCAGCGTAGGCAAGAGAACAAGCGCAACCGTCATAAGGGTAGGCAAAATATGCGGAAGGGAAAAAGTATCGCTGCTGACAGGGCCGTTGACTTCAATGGTAAATCCTTATCTCAAGCTAAAAATGATGATATAGAGCAGGCAATGTCCATGTAG
- a CDS encoding relaxase/mobilization nuclease domain-containing protein codes for MVARFVNGKNIRGILHYNENKVIAGEANLLLASGFAGDVNQFSLEQKLQRFDHLTMLNSRTKTNAVHITLNFDGQDKLSNEQLQQITMSYMERIGFGDQPYLVYKHYDAAHAHVHIATINIKPDGSRIDTHGIGWKLSEPARIELEKEYGLVKAKGRQWSNTLGIKPADIEKALYGKMPTKRAITNIINAVIDSYKFTSLAEFNAVLKQFNVVANRGKEDTLMYQHKGLLYSIVNPKGEPIGVPIKASAIYNKPTLINLEKEYNKNIGKRKQYKEPLKETIEKVFRPYAVISKKTFIAELQKQNINAIFHINEQGFTYGVTYIDNKNKTVFNGSDLGKAYSAKAVMERLSVTDKLIKPTQQIELKPAIKTIRHQIASQPKTYLKPPEQTNYLALALTKYQPEAAPSVTRKKKRKQSREQSQDQGLTL; via the coding sequence ATGGTTGCCCGCTTCGTAAACGGAAAGAATATCAGAGGTATACTGCACTATAATGAAAACAAAGTGATAGCTGGTGAGGCCAACTTATTATTGGCCAGCGGCTTTGCTGGCGATGTTAACCAGTTCAGTTTAGAACAAAAGCTTCAGCGTTTTGACCATTTGACCATGCTCAATAGCAGGACAAAAACCAATGCTGTACATATCACACTCAATTTTGACGGGCAGGATAAATTGAGTAATGAACAGTTACAGCAGATCACGATGTCCTATATGGAAAGGATTGGTTTTGGTGACCAACCCTATTTGGTTTATAAACATTATGATGCTGCACATGCTCATGTCCATATTGCAACCATCAATATTAAGCCCGACGGTAGCCGTATTGATACGCATGGTATTGGCTGGAAACTATCAGAACCAGCCCGGATTGAACTGGAAAAGGAATATGGTTTAGTTAAGGCTAAAGGCAGACAATGGAGTAATACGTTGGGTATTAAACCCGCCGATATTGAAAAAGCGCTTTATGGCAAAATGCCGACCAAGCGGGCCATCACCAATATAATCAACGCTGTTATAGATAGTTACAAGTTTACCTCATTAGCAGAGTTTAATGCAGTACTGAAACAATTTAACGTTGTTGCCAATCGAGGTAAGGAAGATACTTTGATGTACCAGCACAAAGGTTTATTGTACAGCATAGTTAATCCAAAAGGCGAACCGATAGGTGTACCCATTAAAGCCAGTGCCATATATAATAAGCCGACCTTAATCAATTTGGAAAAGGAGTATAACAAGAACATCGGAAAACGCAAGCAATATAAAGAGCCACTAAAAGAAACTATTGAAAAGGTATTTAGGCCGTATGCCGTGATCAGCAAAAAAACATTTATAGCCGAACTACAAAAGCAAAACATCAACGCGATATTCCATATCAATGAGCAGGGTTTTACCTATGGAGTGACATATATAGACAACAAAAACAAAACAGTTTTTAATGGTAGTGACCTGGGCAAGGCCTACAGTGCTAAAGCCGTCATGGAAAGGCTAAGTGTAACCGACAAACTAATTAAACCCACACAGCAAATCGAATTAAAACCGGCAATAAAAACTATCCGACATCAGATTGCATCACAACCTAAAACTTACCTCAAGCCGCCGGAACAAACGAATTATTTAGCGCTGGCCTTGACCAAATATCAGCCGGAAGCAGCTCCGAGTGTTACCCGCAAAAAGAAAAGGAAGCAATCCAGAGAACAGTCACAAGACCAGGGGCTGACTTTATAA